The following are encoded in a window of Arachis duranensis cultivar V14167 unplaced genomic scaffold, aradu.V14167.gnm2.J7QH unplaced_Scaffold_165934, whole genome shotgun sequence genomic DNA:
- the LOC107478235 gene encoding uncharacterized protein LOC107478235, with translation MDNGTQFTDSTFRSLVASMKIKHQFTSGEYPQANGQVDAANKVILAGLKKRLQEAKGDWAKELPQVLWAYRTTPQSATRKTPFRLAYGVEAMIPVEIDEQSPRVIFHDEVGNVQGTKRNLNYSLKFENKPK, from the coding sequence ATGGATAATGGTACACAGTTCACCGACTCAACCTTCAGAAGCTTGGTAGCCAGTATGAagataaaacaccagttcacctcagGGGAATATCCACAAGCAAACGGACAAGTCGATGCGGCCAACAAAGTTATACTAGCAGGATTGAAGAAAAGGTTGCAAGAGGCAAAGGGAGATTGGGCTAAAGAGCTTCCCCAAGTATTATGGGCTTATCGGACGACGCCCCAATCGGCCACTAGAaaaacacccttccgacttgcCTATGGCGTGGAAGCCATGATACCAGTAGAAATCGAcgagcaaagcccaagggtgaTCTTCCATGATGAGGTCGGGAACGTACAGGGCACAAAGAGGAACTTGAACTACTCCCTGAAATTCGAGAACAAGCCCAAATAA
- the LOC107476649 gene encoding actin-related protein 8, translated as MIFRKLQVASPHSSDSETQTMMATLLRKLCVCSETASYNNHRPSSEAAASSGSLLESLPSEIVMQIVRLLGPKQAAQLSVVNRKWRSLISDNELWAHFLEVHNPQPWDSVLFSETFLASAYPLLPLPTSVAEIPSVSFKQVYGQRARLPCSVIIDGGSGYCKYGWSTLPCPSWRSATFLEFGNVETPIYTRLRHFFWTIYSRMKAKPSSQPVVVSIPICHYDDTESAKASRRQLKEAIYTALFDMNVPAVCALNQAVLALFAAKQTSGIVVNIGFQVTSVVPILNGKVMRKVGVEVVGLGALKLTGFLREQMQQNNMSFESMYTVRMLKEKLCYVAIDYEAELSKDTQASFEAAGEGWFILKKERFQTGEILFQPRLAGVRAMGLHQAVALCIDHCHSAELTADTNWFKTVVLCGGSACLPGLAERLEKELHALVDPNLSDRITVIPPPYGADTAWFGAKMIGNLSTFPGPWCITKKQFRQKHKTNRIW; from the exons ATGATTTTTCGGAAGTTGCAAGTTGCAAGTCCACACTCCTCTGACTCTGAAACACAAACCATGATGGCAACACTCCTCAGAAAACTCTGCGTTTGCAGTGAAACGGCGTCGTATAACAACCACCGACCCTCATCCGAAGCTGCTGCTTCTTCAGGTTCGTTACTGGAATCACTTCCAAGCGAGATTGTGATGCAGATCGTACGGTTATTGGGCCCAAAGCAGGCCGCACAGCTCAGCGTGGTTAACAGAAAGTGGCGATCCCTCATCTCCGATAACGAACTCTGGGCCCACTTTCTTGAGGTCCACAATCCTCAGCCATGGGATTCCGTGCTTTTCTCCGAGACTTTTCTGGCCTCTGCTtaccctcttcttcctcttcc AACCTCAGTTGCTGAGATTCCATCTGTgtcattcaagcaagtttatgGCCAGCGTGCAAGACTGCCTTGTTCTGTTATCATCGATG GTGGTTCTGGCTATTGCAAATATGGTTGGAGCACACTCCCTTGTCCATCATGGCGGTCAGCAACCTTTCTG GAATTTGGTAATGTGGAAACGCCAATATACACCAGACTCAGACACTTTTTTTGGACTATTTATAGCAG GATGAAGGCGAAACCAAGTTCTCAACCAGTTGTTGTTTCTATACCAATATGCCACTATGATG ATACTGAATCAGCCAAAGCCTCAAGGCGGCAGCTTAAGGAAGCAATCTATACTGCCCTGTTTGACATGAATGTTCCTGCTGTTTGTGCTCTAAATCAG GCAGTTCTAGCTCTGTTTGCTGCCAAACAAACTTCTGGAATAGTTGTGAATATAGGTTTTCAAGTCACATCTGTTGTTCCAA TTTTAAATGGCAAAGTGATGCGAAAAGTGGGTGTGGAGGTTGTGGGGTTGGGAGCCCTAAAGCTCACTGGATTCCTTAGAGAACAAATGCAACAGAATAACATGAGTTTTGAATCAATGTACACTGTTCGAATGCTGAAAGAG AAGCTATGCTATGTTGCTATTGATTATGAAGCAGAGCTATCTAAAGATACACAAGCATCATTTGAAGCTGCAGGAGAAGGATGGTTTATACTTAAAAAAGAGCGCTTTCAAACCGGAGAGATCTTATTCCAGCCACGTCTTGCCGGAGT ACGAGCAATGGGTTTGCACCAGGCCGTCGCTCTGTGCATCGACCATTGCCATTCTGCAGAATTAACCGCGGACACGAATTGGTTTAAGACCGTAGTCTTATGTGGGGGCAGTGCATGTTTACCAGGTTTGGCAG AAAGATTAGAGAAAGAACTTCATGCCTTGGTTGATCCCAACCTGTCAGACAGAATCACAGTCATACCTCCTCCATATGGCGCGGATACGGCATGGTTTGGAGCAAAGATGATTGGCAAT TTAAGTACCTTTCCCGGTCCATGGTGTATAACAAAGAAGCAGTTCCgtcaaaagcataaaactaatCGGATATGGTGA
- the LOC107478894 gene encoding uncharacterized protein LOC107478894, with protein MEKLKDEQMEHHQSFEAKDPLTESIYSLQIAKEALEQEVKKFGDICNQPLLSASTSLELKALSKSEDSKDEYLADANSVSVKTLEKQGSLSRIQVQVPNRIEDFGDIIAVVETCMIERSVYKLTFLFSLQFILLILVFLLFDSRLSIDSAVVAPT; from the exons atggagaagttaAAGGATGAACAAATGGAGCATCATCAATCTTTTGAGGCCAAGGATCCTTTAACTGAGTCCATTTATAGCCTTCAGATTGCAAAGGAAGCACTTGAACAAG AAGTGAAAAAATTTGGTGACATTTGCAACCAACCTCTGTTATCTGCTTCAACTTCCTTGGAACTCAAGGCATTGAGCAAATCGGAAGATTCTAAGGATGAGTACCTCGCCGATGCGAATTCAGTCTCTGTCAAGACACTGGAGAAGCAAGGATCACTATCTAGAATTCAAGTGCAAGTTCCTAACAGAATTGAAGATTTTGGTGACATCATAGCAGTTGTGGAAACTTGTATGATTGAGAGAAGTGTGTATAAGctcacatttttattttcattacagTTCATATTATTGATCTTGGTTTTTTTACTTTTCGACTCGCGGTTATCAATTGATTCTGCTGTCGTTGCTCCGACATGA
- the LOC127743894 gene encoding LOW QUALITY PROTEIN: dual specificity protein kinase YAK1 homolog (The sequence of the model RefSeq protein was modified relative to this genomic sequence to represent the inferred CDS: substituted 1 base at 1 genomic stop codon), with protein MDEARPRNNETAASSSSPSASRLPVSSGWRPSRAVFAPYGPPQGEEATAQRPQRLRVAVTVRKPLVARLTKEIVETYQTCNPKFKYSEDLNPKRFLTSPSIGVLNDGYDNVNSDLILTVNFVLVHVEKNKRYIVKDLLGHGTFGQVAKCWDSDTNSFVAVKIIKNQPAYYQQALVEVTILTTLNKKYDPEDKHHIVRIYDYFVYQRHLCICFELLDTNLYELIKMNHFRGLSLSIVQLFSKQILCGLALLKDAGIIHCDLKPENILLCTSTVKPAEIKIIDFGSACMENRTVYSYIQSRYYRSPEVLLGYQYTTAIDMWSFGCIVAELFLGLPLFPGASEFDLLRRMIEILXIYCRGQPPDYVLREAKNTSKFFKCIGSLQSIEISEGSKNGRSVYQALTEEEYEVRELKKPTVGKEYFNHMNLEAIVTNYPYRKNLPKEDIVKESQIRLALIDFLRGLVEFDPAKRWSPFQASKHPFVTGEPFTQPYQPPPETPRVPVVQTVKVDNHPGGGHWFAAGLSPNVPGKNRASIYSNAHFQMMQYPPSNSYGSVGSHGSYNESIGLGSSYGSYGDNSNMFPYYSPVGPSGMNMHNPSPSQFTPPSSYGQVGSPGHYGPTSPARGTTHGSPLGKTPAVSQFNRRKNWGYSGSPQPQETVFSSHWQGQGPDNSSLPEGTSQALGSSPSYVQSNMNPGTWKQRGSGGLSSNLAVQSTELAHDNADSGMPDPGDWDPNYSDELLLQDDGADESSLTNDFSRSMSLGSTEPWVGLGRLNHGTSTSSPMIVQRIPASGQAFSGEMGSSPMHHDLQYMSKPFHYIPHVLQNSPSRFGHQPTQRFPHGRPPQSGDWNQLKVAPPPPSFGSVGQRSPRNSSFSNNMTWGRRMNPPVSSMPPTSRARKDYARID; from the exons ATGGATGAGGCTAGGCCTCGGAATAATGAAACTgctgcatcatcatcatcgccTTCAGCTTCGCGGTTGCCGGTGTCTTCCGGATGGCGTCCGAGCCGGGCTGTGTTTGCTCCTTATGGGCCACCACAGGGTGAAGAAGCCACAGCTCAAAGGCCACAGAGATTGAGAGTGGCAGTGACAGTGAGGAAGCCT TTGGTGGCAAGATTGACCAAGGAAATAGTTGAAACATATCAAACATGCAATCCAAAGTTTAAATATTCTGAAGATCTAAatccaaaaagatttttgaCCAGTCCATCAATTGGAGTGCTTAATGATGGCTATGATAATGTAAACTCAGATCTTATTCTGACAGTGAATTTTGTCTTGGTCCAtgtagagaaaaataaaag ATATATTGTCAAAGATCTTCTTGGCCATGGGACATTTGGTCAAGTGGCGAAGTGCTGGGATTCAGATACCAACAGTTTTGTTGCTGTGAAGATCATTAAAAATCAACCTGCATACTATCAACAGGCACTGGTTGAAGTAACTATATTAACGACG TTAAATAAGAAGTATGATCCTGAGGATAAGCATCATATTGTTCGtatatatgattattttgtGTATCAACGGCATTTGTGCATATGCTTTGAACTACTGGACACAAACTT GTATGAGCTTATCAAGATGAATCATTTTAGAGGATTATCACTTAGCATTGTTCAGCTATTCTCTAAGCAG attttatgtGGACTGGCTCTATTAAAGGATGCTGGCATTATTCATTGTGATCTGAAGCCAGAAAACATTCTTTTATGTACAAG CACTGTGAAGCCAGCAGAAATCAAAATTATTGACTTTGGATCAGCATGCATGGAAAACCGCACTGTTTACTCCTATATTCAG AGTCGATATTACAGATCCCCTGAGGTTCTTCTTGGATATCA GTACACAACAGCTATTGATATGTGGTCCTTTGGGTGCATAGTGGCTGAATTGTTTCTTGGATTACCATTATTTCCCGGGGCTTCAGAATTTGATCTTTTGAGGCGGATGATAG AGATTTTGTGAATATATTGCAGAGGACAGCCACCTGATTATGTATTGAGGGAGGCAAAAAACACAAGTAAATTCTTCAAGTGTATTGGAAGTCTCCAGAGCATAGAGATTAGTGAGGGTTCCAAAAATGGAAGAAGTGTTTATCAAGCATTGACAGAGGAAGAGTATGAAGTT AGAGAATTGAAGAAGCCAACCGTTGGAAAGGAGTATTTTAATCATATGAACCTTGAAGCAATTGTTACAAACTATCCCTATAGGAAAAACCTGCCCAAGGAAGATATTGTCAAAG aaagtcaaataagattGGCTCTTATTGATTTTTTGAGAGGACTTGTTGAGTTCGATCCTGCGAAACGATGGTCACCTTTCCAG GCCTCAAAACACCCTTTTGTAACTGGAGAGCCTTTTACACAACCTTATCAGCCTCCCCCAGAGACTCCTCGTGTG cCGGTTGTTCAAACTGTCAAGGTGGATAATCATCCAGGTGGAGGGCACTGGTTTGCTGCTGGCCTGTCACCTAAT GTTCCAGGAAAAAATAGAGCTTCGATCTATAGCAACGCACATTTTCAGATGATGCAGTATCCTCCTTCTAATAGTTATGGTAGCGTAGGAAGCCATGGGAGCTATAATGAGAGCATTGGGCTTGGTAGCAGCTATGGAAGTTATGGAGACAATAGTAACATGTTTCCTTACTATTCACCGGTTGGTCCATCTGGTATGAACATGCATAACCCCAGCCCCTCTCAGTTCACTCCACCTAGTTCCTATGGTCAAGTTGGTTCTCCCGGACACTACGGACCTACATCTCCAGCGAGAGGAACCACTCATGGATCACCTTTGGGGAAGACACCTGCAGTTAGCCAATTTAATCGACGGAAAAACTGGGGATATTCGGGAAGTCCTCAACCTCAAGAAACAGTATTTTCTTCACATTGGCAAGGACAAGGTCCTGACAACTCAAGCCTTCCCGAGGGAACATCCCAAGCCCTTGGCAGCTCCCCATCTTACGTGCAGTCAAATATGAATCCTGGAACCTGGAAGCAGCGAGGAAGTGGAGGGTTATCTTCGAATTTGGCAGTGCAGTCAACAGAGTTGGCTCATGACAATGCAGACTCAGGCATGCCTGATCCTGGAGATTGGGATCCTAATTATAG TGATGAACTACTTCTGCAAGATGATGGTGCAGATGAAAGTTCCTTGACAAATGATTTTTCTAGAAGCATGAGTCTTGGTTCCACGGAACCATGGGTTGGATTGGGAAGGTTGAACCACGGAACCAGTACAAGCTCTCCAATGATCGTACAGAG AATACCCGCATCAGGTCAAGCATTTTCTGGTGAGATGGGTAGCTCTCCAATGCATCATGATCTTCAATATATGTCAAAGCCTTTTCATTATATACCTcatgttttacaaaattctccAAGCCGATTCGGTCACCAACCTACTCAAAGGTTTCCACATGGTAGACCTCCCCAGAGCGGCGACTGGAATCAACTTAAGGTTGCACCTCCTCCTCCTAGTTTCGGTAGTGTAGGCCAACGCTCTCCCAGGAATAGCTCATTCTCCAACAACATGACATGGG GGCGAAGAATGAATCCTCCGGTTTCAAGCATGCCGCCAACATCTCGCGCAAGAAAAGATTATGCAAGGATTGACTAA